The genomic window tgaaaagaaaaacaaaaccttTTTGTCTGAATAATCAAAAGTTATGTTAAAACATGCAGATAAAACACATAAACCCTTTATGATTTTGATTTCCCTCACAGATCTTGAAGTTTATCAGACACTGGTTGTCTGTGAGCTGCTAGACCTCGACAAGCCTGGACAGATGATTATCAGAGATGCTGCCAGAGGCTCCACCACAGATGAGCTGCATTACTTTAACAACACATTTACTtataaagtaattttaaatatttcacaagATAAGCTCAAACCGCACCTGGAAGAATTTAAGCAGGAAGTTGAAAATACCTTTTACCCAGTTTGTATAAATACTCTCAAGAATTACCTCAAAAAGAGAGAAGATCAAATTAATAGAAAAGGTACATACTCAAGAGCACCTCTTCATTCCCTAAATGTGTTTTATGAAAAGAATTCCAGATGTTTGGAGTAAATATTCaggatttaaaataaatgtattttatacatttaaaatatgtaaaaaatgtattttataatttatttttataagtattttataaatgtaaaaaagttaTCTGAATCACctcttgtttttttcccccccaaagTAAAACCACGAGTCAgattccttcagaaatcaaactCAGATTCTGGAGGGTTTCGTGTGAGCTGTTTGGCGACAGGATTTTACCCTCGTCACATCAACCTGACCCTGTTCAGAGATGGACAGCCTGTATCTGATCATGAGATCACTGGAGGAGATCTGCTGCCCAATGGTGACGGGACGTACCAGATGAGGAAGAGTCTGGAGATCAGTgcagacaaacacaaatacacctGCTCTGCCACACACCTCAGTCTGGACAACAAACTGGACGTCACTTTGGGTAATGAGGAGTGAAAAAGTAACATATACTATGTAGATTCTAATCTGTTTGTaacctttttaatttgtttcagaATTTGAGCCTGGTGACCCATTTAAATCAGTAATaatcaattttcattttagtgttAGTGTTAGTGTTAGTGTTATTCGTCCACATTCTTTCCCAACTTCCCATTCTTTTCTCCTCTTATCACTAGAAAAGCAGTAAAGACTTGCATCCAAAAAACCAAAAGCCGCACAATGTGGCATCGCATATTATATTCCGAGTTGTGTTGGGGTGAAAATAGCAACAGGTTAGTGTCAGTAGTTCAACGAGTGCAACCATTTGAGTCATTGACATAGAATGCACTGTACACCTAAACAAAATGGCGCTCCCCATTGTCCAAatatgtcatgttttt from Chanodichthys erythropterus isolate Z2021 chromosome 24, ASM2448905v1, whole genome shotgun sequence includes these protein-coding regions:
- the LOC137015612 gene encoding major histocompatibility complex class I-related gene protein-like; protein product: MIIRDAARGSTTDELHYFNNTFTYKVILNISQDKLKPHLEEFKQEVENTFYPVCINTLKNYLKKREDQINRKVKPRVRFLQKSNSDSGGFRVSCLATGFYPRHINLTLFRDGQPVSDHEITGGDLLPNGDGTYQMRKSLEISADKHKYTCSATHLSLDNKLDVTLEFEPGDPFKSVIINFHFSPAVHQMMNLYDVSDNDKPGEFNTKIAFDGSTPLQMKFVVVLALMMVFGAAAVIWKKQCADAVKRWSPNATDTDIDAVMGVEDIKNEP